One window of Micropterus dolomieu isolate WLL.071019.BEF.003 ecotype Adirondacks linkage group LG13, ASM2129224v1, whole genome shotgun sequence genomic DNA carries:
- the orai1b gene encoding calcium release-activated calcium channel protein 1 yields the protein MSLNEHSLQALSWRKLYLSRAKLKASSRTSALLSGFAMVAMVEVQLDNSYPYPPALLIAFSACTTVLVAVHLFALMVSTCILPNIEAVSNVHNLNSVNESPHERMHRHIELAWAFSTVIGTLLFLAEVVLLCWVKFLPIKPNKSSNNTISAGVAAAITSTSIMVPFGLVFIVFAVHFYRSLVSHKTDRQFQELEELSNLTRLQNELDNRGESSILQSPSSHFP from the exons ATGAGTCTGAACGAGCATTCACTGCAAGCACTGTCCTGGAGGAAGCTGTACCTGAGTCGAGCTAAACTGAAGGCTTCCAGTCGGAcatccgctctgctctctggattTGCAATG GTGGCTATGGTAGAAGTGCAGCTGGACAACAGCTATCCTTACCCACCTGCTCTCCTTATTGCCTTCAGTGCCTGCACCACTGTCCTTGTGGCTGTTCACCTGTTCGCTCTGATGGTCAGCACCTGCATTTTGCCCAACATAGAGGCTGTCAGCAACGTTCACAACCTCAACTCTGTGAATGAGTCGCCACATGAGCGAATGCACCGACACATTGAATTAGCGTGGGCTTTTTCTACAGTTATTGGGACTTTGCTCTTCCTGGCTGAGGTGGTTCTACTCTGCTGGGTCAAATTTCTGCCTATTAAGCCCAACAAATCCAGCAATAACACAATTTCAGCAGGCGTGGCGGCTGCTATTACCTCCACCTCTATCATGGTCCCCTTTGGTTTGGTCTTCATAGTCTTTGCTGTGCATTTCTACCGCTCCTTGGTCAGCCACAAGACTGACAGACAGTTtcaggagctggaggagctATCTAATCTCACCAGGCTACAAAATGAGCTGGACAACAGAGGGGAATCATCCATCTTGCAGTCTCCTAGCTCACATTTCCCATAG
- the morn3 gene encoding MORN repeat-containing protein 3: MPYIKKSKKNQPSSRSLDRKSQKCGLRHTVISVNGNEYTGEWQDNKKHGKGTQVWKKSGAIYNGDWKFGKRDGYGTYSVLLPEAKEYARKYSGGWKNGKKHGYGTYLYNNSAVYEGEWSEDHRSGWGRMYYENGDIYEGEWMKDKNHGQGIIRSANGNWYEGNWRDGKKNGNGKFYYTGKGQLYEGFWVDGIAKCGTLSDFGRDDVPTPTKYPIPQLHLVDMQLVLREAQSPYSDQC; this comes from the exons ATGCCATACATTAAGAAATCCAAAAAAAATCAGCCATCCTCAAGATCGTTGGATAGAAAGTCACAGAAATGTGGACTGCGGCACACAGTCATCTCTGTCAATGGTAATGAATACACTGGAGAGTGGCAGGACAACAAAAAGCATG ggAAGGGAACTCAGGTTTGGAAGAAGTCTGGTGCTATTTATAATGGAGACTGGAAATTTGGAAAACGTGATGGATATGGTACCTACAGTGTGCTACTCCCAGAGGCAAAGGAGTATGCAAGGAAGTACAGTGGTGGATGGAAAAATGGAAAGAAGCAT GGGTATGGGACCTACCTCTACAATAACTCAGCAGTTTATGAGGGGGAGTGGAGTGAGGACCATCGGAGTGGCTGGGGAAGGATGTACTATGAGAACGGCGATATCTATGAGGGAGAGTGGATGAAGGATAAGAATCATGGACAGGGCATCATTAGATCTG CAAATGGAAATTGGTATGAAGGCAACTGGCGAGATGGCAAGAAGAACGGTAATGGAAAGTTCTACTACACTGGCAAAGGCCAGCTTTATGAAGGCTTTTGGGTGGATGGAATAGCAAAATGTGGGACCCTGTCTGATTTTGGGAGGGATGACGTACCTACACCGACAAAGTATCCAATTCCACAG CTACACCTGGTGGATATGCAGTTGGTTTTAAGGGAAGCCCAGTCACCCTACAGTGATCAGTGttga
- the rhof gene encoding rho-related GTP-binding protein RhoF yields the protein MTQNGAATGKGTTKKGDELKIVIVGDGGCGKTSLLMVYAKGDFPEKYAPSVFEKYVTTISLGGKEIKLNLYDTAGQDDYDRLRPLSYQEANLILVCFDVTNPTSFENVLIKWYPEVKHFCRDTPVILIGCKTDLRKDKECARKLKAMNQAPITYTQGEETRQQMNAELYLECSAKYQENVEDVFREATKRTLAFNRKQRNYKRKKKCVVL from the exons ATGACACAAAACGGTGCTGCGACCGGTAAGGGTACCACAAAAAAAGGAGATGAACTTAAAATTGTGATAGTTGGAGATGGAGGCTGCGGGAAAACATCACTTCTGATGGTTTATGCGAAAGGTGACTTTCCAGAG AAATATGCGCCATCAGTGTTTGAAAAATATGTCACCACTATCTCTCTTGGAGGAAAAGAGATAAAGCTCAATCTGTATGACACAGCTG gaCAGGACGACTATGACAGACTTCGGCCGCTTTCATACCAAGAAGCCAATCTGATTTTAGTCTGCTTTGACGTGACTAACCCCACCAGCTTTGAGAATGTCCTGATAAAG TGGTACCCAGAGGTGAAGCACTTCTGTCGGGACACTCCGGTCATCCTCATTGGCTGCAAGACAGACCTCAGGAAGGATAAAGAGTGTGCAAGGAAGCTCAAGGCCATGAATCAGGCTCCCATCACTTACACACAG GGCGAAGAGACCCGTCAGCAGATGAATGCAGAGCTCTACCTCGAGTGTTCGGCAAAGTATCAGGAGAATGTGGAAGACGTTTTCAGAGAGGCCACCAAAAGAACTTTGGCCTTCAATCGCAAACAAAGGAACTAtaagaggaagaagaaatgtGTGGTTTTGTGA
- the tmem120b gene encoding transmembrane protein 120B, which produces MSKPKFQTEWEEIDGEYQQLQETHKIYRQKLEELTNLQATCSSAISKQRKCLKSLRHSLTKCAQTCDEKELELIADIKTQIKDRENVFFDMEAYLPKKNGLYLNLVLGNVSVTLLSNQAKFAYKDEYEKFKLYMTIILMFGAITCLFFLNCRVTDEIFNFLLVWYYCTLTIRESILMSNGSRIKGWWVSHHYVSTFLSGVMLTWPEGPMYQRFRSQFLAFSIYQSFVQFLQYYYQSGCLYRLRALGERNQLDLTVEGFQSWMWRGLTFLLPFLFFGHFWQLYNAMTLFRLGGRDDCKEWQVFMLALTFLILFLGNFLTTLKVVHQKIQTNQGKVQKND; this is translated from the exons ATGTCCAAACCGAAGTTTCAGACGGAGTGGGAGGAAATCGACGGGGAATATCAACAATTACAG GAAACTCACAAAATATACAGACAAAAGCTTGAGGAGCTCACCAATCTTCAGGCAACCTGCAGCAGCGCGATCAGCAAACAGAGAAAATGCCTAAAAAGCCTAAGGCACAGTTTGACCAA GTGTGCGCAAACATGCGACGAGAAAGAACTGGAACTAATAGCAGACatcaaaacacaaatcaaaGATAGAGAAAATGTGTTCTTTGATATGGAAGCATATTTGCCAAAGAAAAACGG gCTGTACCTGAATTTGGTCCTGGGCAATGTAAGCGTAACGCTTCTCAGCAACCAGGCAAA ATTTGCCTACAAAGACGAGTACGAGAAGTTCAAGCTTTATATGACAATAATCCTGATGTTTGGAGCAATAACCTGCCTCTTCTTTCTCAACTGTCG AGTCACTGATGAAATCTTCAACTTTTTGCTGGTGTGGTACTACTGCACCTTGACCATAAGGGAAAGCATCCTCATGAGCAATGGCTCCAG GATCAAAGGTTGGTGGGTGTCTCACCATTATGTGTCCACCTTTCTGTCAGGTGTGATGCTTACCTG GCCAGAGGGGCCCATGTATCAGAGGTTCAGAAGCCAGTTCCTCGCTTTCTCCATATATCAAA GCTTTGTCCAGTTCCTCCAATATTACTACCAGAGCGGCTGCTTATACAGGCTGCGGGCTTTGGGAGAACGAAATCAGCTGGACCTCACAGTGG AGGGATTTCAGTCCTGGATGTGGAGAGGCCTCACTTTCCTTTTGCCGTTCCTCTTTTTTGGCCAT TTTTGGCAGCTGTACAACGCAATGACCCTGTTTCGCTTGGGAGGACGTGACGACTGTAAGGAGTGGCAG GTATTTATGCTGGCTCTGACATTTCTCATCCTATTCCTTGGGAATTTCCTCACTACATTAAAAGTTGTCCACCAAAAAATTCAGACAAACCAGGGAAAGGTGCAAAAAAATGACTGA